In the Pseudomonas orientalis genome, one interval contains:
- a CDS encoding tRNA-(ms[2]io[6]A)-hydroxylase: protein MILPEIHEFLGCRTPDAWVQAALADQDTLLIDHKNCEFKAASTALSLIAKYHGHVDLINMMSRLAREELVHHEQVMRLIKKRKVELRQLSAGRYASGLRKVVRNHEPVKLVDTLVVSAFIEARSCERFEALVPHLDEELGKFYFGLLKSEARHFQGYLKLAYQYGDAKDIAQVIERVRAAEHELIESPDVEFRFHSGVPA, encoded by the coding sequence ATGATCCTGCCCGAAATCCACGAATTCCTCGGCTGCCGCACCCCTGATGCCTGGGTGCAGGCCGCGCTGGCCGATCAGGACACTCTGCTGATCGATCACAAGAACTGTGAATTCAAAGCCGCCAGCACCGCCCTGAGCCTGATCGCCAAGTACCACGGCCATGTCGACCTGATCAATATGATGTCGCGCCTGGCCCGGGAAGAGCTGGTGCATCATGAGCAGGTCATGCGCCTGATCAAGAAACGCAAGGTCGAGCTGCGTCAATTGTCCGCTGGCCGTTACGCCTCGGGCTTGCGCAAGGTGGTGCGCAACCATGAGCCGGTCAAGCTGGTGGACACGCTGGTGGTGAGTGCCTTTATCGAAGCGCGCAGCTGCGAGCGTTTCGAAGCCCTGGTGCCGCATCTGGACGAAGAACTCGGCAAGTTCTATTTCGGGTTGCTCAAAAGCGAAGCCCGGCATTTCCAGGGCTACTTGAAATTGGCGTACCAGTACGGTGACGCCAAGGACATCGCCCAGGTGATCGAGCGGGTCAGGGCGGCCGAGCATGAACTGATCGAGTCACCCGACGTTGAGTTCCGCTTTCACAGCGGCGTGCCAGCCTGA
- a CDS encoding winged helix-turn-helix domain-containing protein: MENLGQGKVLLVEDDEKLAGLIAHFLSQHGFAVRAVHRGDLALTAFLAFKPNMVVLDLMLPGQSGLHVCREIRAVSDTPIVILTAREDDLDHILGLESGADDYVIKPIKPPVLLARLRALQRRQVPEPVVRGALAFGRLSIDRSCRVVSLGDDKIDLTTMEFELLWLLASNAGTILSRDDILNRMRGIAFDGLNRSVDVYISKLRGKLNDNPREPVCIKTIWGKGYLFNPFAWEL, encoded by the coding sequence ATGGAAAACCTGGGTCAGGGCAAGGTCCTGCTCGTCGAGGACGACGAGAAGCTGGCAGGGCTGATTGCGCATTTTCTGTCACAACATGGTTTCGCCGTGCGGGCGGTGCACCGGGGCGACCTGGCCTTGACCGCGTTTCTGGCGTTCAAGCCGAATATGGTCGTGCTCGACCTGATGCTGCCGGGCCAGAGCGGGCTGCACGTGTGCCGCGAAATTCGTGCTGTGTCGGATACGCCCATCGTGATCCTGACGGCCAGAGAAGACGACCTGGACCATATTTTGGGCCTGGAGTCCGGCGCTGATGATTACGTGATCAAACCGATCAAACCGCCGGTATTGCTCGCACGTCTGCGTGCCCTGCAGCGTCGCCAGGTGCCCGAGCCCGTGGTGCGCGGCGCCCTGGCGTTCGGCCGGTTGTCGATCGATCGCAGTTGCCGGGTGGTCAGCCTGGGCGATGACAAGATCGACCTCACCACCATGGAGTTCGAGTTGCTGTGGCTGCTGGCGAGCAACGCCGGCACCATTCTTTCGCGCGACGACATTTTGAACCGGATGCGCGGTATTGCCTTCGATGGCCTGAATCGCAGCGTCGACGTGTATATCAGCAAACTGCGCGGCAAACTCAATGACAACCCGCGTGAGCCAGTGTGCATCAAGACCATCTGGGGCAAGGGCTACCTGTTCAATCCGTTCGCGTGGGAGCTCTAG
- the yghX gene encoding YghX family hydrolase, producing MTRLTAKDFAPELLELYDGYAHGKLNRREFLDRAALFTFGGLTASALLAALSPNYALAEQVKFTDPDIVADYITYPSPKGNGTVRGYLVRPAKAVGKLPAVVVVHENRGLNPYIEDVARRLAKAGFIALAPDGLSSVGGYPGNDEKGVALQQTVDPTKLMNDFFAAIEWLMHHDSSTGKVGITGFCYGGGVTNAAAVAYPELGAAVSFYGRQPEARDVPRIKAPIMLHYGELDTRINEGWPAYEQALKAAGTTYEAYIYKGTNHGFHNDSTPRYDEAAANLAWERTLGWFRKYLA from the coding sequence ATGACTCGTCTCACCGCCAAGGACTTCGCGCCTGAACTGCTGGAACTCTACGACGGCTACGCCCACGGCAAGCTCAACCGCCGCGAATTTCTCGACCGCGCCGCGCTGTTCACCTTCGGTGGCCTGACGGCGTCGGCCCTGCTCGCCGCCCTGAGCCCCAACTATGCGCTGGCCGAACAGGTGAAATTCACCGATCCCGATATCGTCGCCGACTACATCACCTATCCGTCGCCCAAGGGTAATGGCACGGTGCGTGGCTATCTGGTGCGGCCGGCCAAGGCCGTCGGTAAATTACCTGCGGTGGTGGTGGTGCACGAGAATCGTGGCCTGAACCCCTATATCGAAGACGTCGCGCGGCGCCTGGCCAAGGCCGGTTTTATCGCCCTGGCGCCGGACGGCCTGAGTTCCGTCGGCGGCTACCCCGGCAACGATGAAAAAGGCGTGGCCCTGCAGCAAACCGTCGACCCGACCAAGCTGATGAATGACTTCTTCGCCGCCATCGAATGGCTGATGCACCACGACAGCAGCACCGGCAAAGTCGGCATTACCGGTTTCTGTTATGGCGGCGGCGTCACCAACGCGGCGGCAGTCGCCTACCCGGAACTGGGCGCGGCCGTATCGTTCTACGGCCGCCAGCCCGAGGCCAGGGATGTGCCGCGCATCAAGGCACCGATCATGCTGCACTACGGTGAGTTGGATACGCGCATCAATGAGGGTTGGCCCGCCTACGAGCAGGCACTGAAAGCCGCAGGTACCACCTACGAAGCGTATATCTACAAGGGCACCAATCACGGTTTTCATAATGATTCGACGCCACGTTATGACGAGGCGGCGGCAAATCTCGCTTGGGAGCGCACACTGGGGTGGTTTCGCAAGTACCTCGCTTAG
- a CDS encoding MFS transporter — MRRDYLAFFVSLFLSRLADQILLFIVPLVVFQTTGSVSWAGLAFFVESLPRYLAFPVCGALCDRFSPVRILHISQVYRAAACAVAVALYGLFDGIQWLVMLSALCGVLTTQGIMAREVVMPHIFQHYTYAKTLSYSQIADQSGLVLGPLVAALMLEVWPWPWAVLGIAVLFVLADLAMLIWQRNTTVHLPVHEQHSGLWLQPLRTAFGHIRNRVELKRIITLAVGVNLIVGVTLATSAAMVTGQYAADKDAYALLQAAGAVVTLVILFYLARSTLALKVLGGLSYLMIVVGALMTAISPCLWAYIVGFLLVTGFDKMFNVYMRSMRQRVIPVQDFGKTVGVITLLNNLAQPLAGLMIAVLAAPLGTQAVILVLTGISALIGMAVASGWHAAVKAELNVG; from the coding sequence ATGCGCAGGGATTACCTGGCGTTCTTCGTTTCACTGTTCCTGTCGCGGCTGGCGGACCAGATCCTGCTATTCATCGTGCCGCTGGTGGTGTTCCAGACCACCGGCAGCGTGTCGTGGGCGGGCTTGGCGTTCTTTGTCGAATCGCTGCCGCGCTACCTGGCGTTTCCCGTGTGCGGGGCCTTGTGCGACCGGTTTTCCCCCGTGCGCATCCTGCATATCAGCCAGGTGTATCGGGCCGCAGCCTGCGCGGTGGCGGTGGCGCTGTATGGGCTGTTCGACGGTATCCAGTGGCTGGTGATGCTGTCCGCGTTGTGCGGGGTATTGACCACCCAGGGCATCATGGCGCGGGAAGTGGTGATGCCGCACATCTTCCAGCACTACACCTACGCCAAAACCTTGTCCTATTCGCAGATCGCCGACCAGAGCGGCCTGGTGCTCGGGCCTTTGGTGGCGGCACTGATGCTGGAGGTCTGGCCGTGGCCTTGGGCAGTGCTGGGGATTGCCGTGCTGTTTGTGCTGGCGGACCTGGCGATGCTGATCTGGCAGCGCAACACCACGGTGCACCTGCCTGTCCATGAGCAACACTCGGGTCTCTGGCTGCAACCCTTGCGTACCGCCTTCGGCCACATCCGTAACCGGGTGGAGTTGAAACGCATCATTACCCTGGCGGTCGGTGTGAACCTGATTGTCGGGGTCACGCTGGCCACCTCGGCGGCGATGGTCACCGGGCAATACGCGGCGGACAAGGACGCCTACGCCCTGCTGCAAGCCGCTGGCGCGGTGGTTACCCTCGTGATTCTGTTTTACCTGGCGCGTTCGACCCTGGCGCTGAAGGTGCTCGGCGGGCTGTCGTATTTGATGATTGTCGTCGGCGCGCTGATGACTGCCATCAGCCCGTGCTTGTGGGCGTACATCGTGGGCTTCCTGCTGGTGACCGGTTTCGACAAAATGTTCAACGTGTATATGCGCAGCATGCGTCAGCGGGTCATTCCGGTGCAGGATTTCGGCAAGACGGTGGGGGTGATCACCTTGCTCAACAACCTGGCCCAGCCCTTGGCGGGCCTGATGATTGCCGTGCTGGCCGCGCCGCTTGGCACGCAAGCGGTAATCCTGGTGCTGACCGGGATCAGCGCCTTGATCGGCATGGCAGTGGCTTCAGGCTGGCACGCCGCTGTGAAAGCGGAACTCAACGTCGGGTGA
- the ampC gene encoding class C beta-lactamase gives MMPQHNLSAVRKFTTLALFIAAGDCLAATDLRAVVDASVKPLMQQQSIPGLVVAVVKNGERQYFSYGMADEDAKRAVTENTLFEVGSVSKTFTATLAGYAVAQGKLRLSDPASHYLAALRGAIFDHISVLNLGTYTAGGLPLQFPAEADTAQRMIGYYQQWKPDFTPGVRRLYSNPSLGLFGYLAAQSLGQPFDTLMQNTLLPKLGLNHTFVNVPAEQSGLYAQGYGPDGKPVRVAPGALDSEAYGIKTSAADLLHYVEANLNPAGLENPLQQAIANVQTGYYRVGATTQALGWEYYAYPVKLQTLIDGNSTPMAMEPHTVTWLPAPEVQPADVLFNKTGSTRGFGAYVAYVPSRTMGVVILANKNYPNEERVKVAHSILRAMDP, from the coding sequence ATGATGCCCCAACACAACCTGTCCGCAGTGCGTAAATTCACCACCCTTGCGTTATTTATCGCCGCCGGCGACTGCCTGGCCGCCACCGACCTGCGTGCGGTGGTGGATGCCAGCGTCAAGCCCTTGATGCAACAGCAGTCCATTCCCGGCCTGGTGGTCGCCGTGGTGAAAAACGGCGAGAGGCAATACTTCAGTTACGGCATGGCCGACGAGGACGCCAAACGTGCCGTCACCGAAAACACACTGTTCGAGGTGGGGTCGGTGAGCAAGACGTTTACCGCCACACTGGCCGGGTACGCCGTGGCGCAGGGCAAGCTCAGGCTGTCAGACCCTGCCAGCCACTACCTGGCAGCATTGCGAGGCGCCATATTCGATCACATCAGCGTACTCAACCTGGGCACTTACACCGCCGGGGGCCTACCGCTGCAATTTCCCGCCGAGGCGGACACTGCACAGCGCATGATCGGTTATTACCAACAGTGGAAACCCGACTTCACGCCAGGTGTCCGGCGTTTGTATTCCAACCCCAGCCTGGGGCTGTTCGGCTACCTGGCCGCACAGAGTCTTGGGCAGCCGTTCGATACCTTGATGCAGAACACGCTGCTGCCCAAGCTCGGACTCAACCATACCTTCGTCAACGTGCCCGCCGAGCAGAGCGGCCTGTATGCACAGGGCTATGGCCCTGACGGCAAACCGGTACGTGTCGCTCCGGGCGCCCTGGACAGCGAAGCCTACGGCATAAAGACCAGTGCCGCAGACCTGCTCCACTACGTTGAAGCGAACCTCAACCCGGCCGGCCTGGAAAATCCGCTGCAGCAGGCCATTGCGAACGTCCAGACCGGCTACTACCGAGTCGGCGCCACCACCCAGGCACTGGGCTGGGAGTACTACGCGTACCCGGTCAAGCTGCAAACCCTGATCGACGGAAACTCCACGCCGATGGCCATGGAGCCGCACACAGTCACCTGGTTGCCAGCGCCGGAGGTACAACCGGCCGATGTGCTGTTCAACAAAACCGGCTCGACCCGTGGCTTTGGCGCCTATGTGGCATACGTACCGAGCAGGACAATGGGCGTAGTGATCCTGGCCAATAAGAATTACCCGAATGAAGAGCGGGTGAAAGTGGCCCATTCAATCCTGCGTGCCATGGACCCATGA
- a CDS encoding ATP-binding protein, with the protein MLRLYLRLYVILALGLAGSIWLVNYGLDAYMPESNETYNREALRGPAWALVEQLRPVRGAARQARLDELQPHYGLRLKLVQRDAQHLSEREHKLLASDQVVVREDFMKFLAPIDDGPQLLEIQLPEEPKWLYLWAYGFLGISLAIVLYFWVRPHWRDLEHIRLAAQRFGDNDLGSRILLPRRSTVRALAGHFNQMAERIESLIANQRELTNAVSHELRTPIARLSFELDQLRQQADPRQSRQLIADMYADLGELEEMVSELLTYASLERGATQVTREDIEAHSWLDSVIGSVALEAEAAGVQLSLRTCEVDFIQIEPRFMARAVINLLRNAIRYADCRVEVSLVKFGSGYEVQVNDDGPGVPLDGRTKIFEPFLRLDTSRDRRTGGFGLGLALVKRVCQWHGGQVQVLDSEWGGASFRMTWGYADQANRNASL; encoded by the coding sequence ATGCTGCGCCTGTACCTGCGCCTGTATGTGATCCTCGCGCTCGGCCTGGCCGGGTCGATCTGGCTGGTCAATTACGGCCTGGACGCGTACATGCCCGAGTCCAACGAGACCTATAACCGAGAGGCCTTGCGCGGCCCGGCGTGGGCCCTGGTGGAACAACTGCGGCCGGTGCGGGGAGCGGCGCGACAGGCACGCCTGGATGAGCTGCAACCGCATTACGGCTTGCGCCTGAAACTGGTGCAGCGCGACGCCCAGCACCTGAGTGAGCGCGAGCATAAGCTTTTGGCGAGTGATCAAGTGGTGGTGCGCGAGGACTTCATGAAGTTTCTCGCGCCTATCGACGACGGCCCGCAATTACTCGAGATCCAGCTGCCGGAAGAACCCAAATGGCTGTACCTGTGGGCCTATGGTTTCCTCGGCATCAGCCTGGCCATCGTGCTGTATTTCTGGGTGCGTCCGCACTGGCGTGACCTGGAGCACATTCGCCTGGCGGCGCAGCGCTTTGGCGACAATGACCTGGGCTCGCGCATCCTGTTGCCGCGCCGTTCCACCGTGCGCGCACTGGCCGGGCACTTCAACCAGATGGCCGAGCGCATCGAAAGCCTGATCGCCAACCAGCGCGAACTGACCAACGCGGTGTCCCACGAACTGCGCACGCCGATTGCGCGCTTGTCCTTTGAACTGGACCAGCTCAGGCAGCAGGCCGATCCGCGCCAGAGCCGCCAACTGATCGCCGATATGTACGCCGACCTTGGCGAGTTGGAAGAAATGGTCTCCGAGCTATTGACCTACGCCAGTCTGGAGCGCGGCGCGACCCAGGTGACTCGCGAGGATATCGAGGCCCACAGCTGGCTGGACAGCGTGATCGGCAGTGTGGCGCTGGAGGCGGAGGCGGCGGGTGTGCAATTGTCGCTGCGCACCTGTGAGGTCGATTTTATTCAGATCGAACCGCGCTTCATGGCGCGGGCGGTGATCAACCTGCTGCGCAATGCGATCCGTTATGCCGATTGCCGCGTGGAAGTGTCGCTGGTGAAGTTCGGCAGCGGCTATGAAGTGCAGGTCAATGATGATGGCCCAGGCGTGCCGTTGGACGGCCGCACCAAGATCTTCGAACCTTTCCTGCGCCTGGACACCAGCCGCGACCGCCGCACGGGCGGGTTTGGCTTGGGCCTGGCGCTGGTCAAGCGGGTCTGCCAGTGGCATGGCGGGCAGGTGCAAGTGCTGGATTCGGAGTGGGGCGGGGCGTCGTTTCGGATGACGTGGGGGTATGCTGATCAGGCTAATAGAAATGCCAGTCTCTAG
- a CDS encoding LysR family transcriptional regulator, whose product MLRSHLPLNALRAFEASARHLSFTRAAIELCVTQAAVSHQVKSLEAQLNVTLFKRLPRGLMLTREGETLLPVLRESFDRIAHTLGQFEAGHYREVLAVGAVGTFAVGWLLPRLPDFQSRYPFIDVRLSTHNNRVDVAAEGLDYAIRFGAGAWHGTEACQLLEAPLSVLCVPHLAEQLHAPADLLKHTLLRSYRADEWSLWFQAAGLPADTLVPRSIVFDSSLAMMDAALLGIGVALAPARMFARQLESDVIRQPFEVAINTGSYWLTRLQSRAETPAMLAFKGWLQRSAV is encoded by the coding sequence ATGTTGCGTTCTCATTTGCCCCTCAACGCGTTAAGAGCGTTCGAAGCATCCGCCCGGCACCTGAGCTTCACCCGAGCTGCAATCGAGCTATGTGTGACTCAGGCGGCGGTCAGCCACCAGGTCAAAAGCCTGGAGGCGCAACTCAATGTCACATTGTTCAAACGCCTGCCTCGCGGGCTGATGCTTACGCGTGAGGGCGAAACCCTGTTGCCGGTACTGCGCGAATCGTTCGACCGCATTGCCCATACGCTGGGCCAGTTCGAGGCAGGGCACTATCGCGAGGTGCTGGCGGTCGGCGCGGTCGGTACCTTTGCGGTGGGCTGGCTGTTGCCGCGCTTACCGGATTTCCAGAGCCGCTACCCGTTCATCGACGTGCGCCTGTCCACGCACAACAACCGCGTCGATGTCGCCGCCGAAGGCCTGGATTACGCGATCCGTTTCGGCGCTGGCGCCTGGCACGGCACCGAGGCCTGCCAACTGCTTGAGGCCCCGCTGAGCGTGCTGTGTGTGCCGCACCTCGCCGAACAGCTGCACGCGCCGGCCGACCTGTTGAAACATACGTTGCTGCGCTCTTACCGCGCCGATGAATGGAGCCTGTGGTTCCAGGCCGCCGGTCTGCCGGCAGACACCCTGGTGCCGCGCAGTATCGTGTTCGATTCGTCGTTGGCGATGATGGACGCGGCGCTGCTGGGCATCGGCGTGGCGCTGGCGCCGGCGCGGATGTTTGCGCGGCAATTGGAGAGCGATGTGATTCGCCAACCCTTCGAGGTGGCGATCAACACCGGCAGTTACTGGCTGACGCGCTTGCAGTCACGGGCCGAAACGCCTGCAATGCTGGCGTTCAAAGGATGGTTGCAGAGGAGTGCCGTCTGA